One segment of Monomorium pharaonis isolate MP-MQ-018 chromosome 6, ASM1337386v2, whole genome shotgun sequence DNA contains the following:
- the LOC105834133 gene encoding glutaminase kidney isoform, mitochondrial isoform X4 has product MQGARMLKLVRIGVNGLRRLHSTGRKRANVPSPTKLGITKNLNAAFGTAANLKCSQTRTRDQDQATNAEDVLFDMFKNEETGLISVGQFLAALRITGLRKTDPRLQEFIDNLKKEHAKNNDRAKAISHETQKLDREQFRKIINANIVLISRAFRHQFIIPDWSGFTKHIEDFYWKCKTNTEGKVASYIPQLARMNPEYWGVSVCTIDGQRFSIGDTSIPFTLQSCSKPLTYAIALDRLGQEVVHQYVGQEPSGRNFNELVLDYSKKPHNPMINAGAILVCSLLKTLVKPEMGLAEKFDFAMNYFKRLAGGENLGFNNAVFLSEREAADRNYALGFYMREHKCYPDKTNLQEVMDFYFQCCAMEANCETMAVMAATLANGGICPITEEKVLKPDSVRDVLSLMHSCGMYDYSGQFAFKVGIPAKSGVSGSLLVVIPNVMGICTWSPPLDPLGNSCRGVQFCEELVNEFNFHRYDNLKHATNKRDPRRHKYETKGLSIVNLLFSAASGDVTAMRRHRLSGMDMTLSDYDGRTALHLAASEGHLDCVEFLIEHCGVPHDPKDRWGKRPVDEAETFGHMQVVEYLNNYALVHKTELENKQNESIDDDNDSCRKPPETAVQS; this is encoded by the exons CACTCGAGATCAAGATCAAGCAACAAACGCCGAAGATGTATTATTTGACATGTTTAAGAATGAGGAGACTGGTCTTATATCAGTGGGGCAATTTTTAGCT GCTCTAAGGATAACCGGCTTGCGGAAGACTGATCCTCGACTTCAAGAATTTATAGACAATCTTAAGAAAGAGCACGCCAAAAATAATGATCGTGCCAAGGCTATATCACACGAAACACAGAAACTAGATAGAGAACAATTTAGAAA aATCATAAATGCCAATATTGTTCTGATCTCGCGAGCATTCAGGCATCAGTTCATAATTCCTGACTGGTCAGGCTTTACAAAGCATATCGAGgatttttattggaaatgCAAGACGAACACCGAGGGCAAGGTCGCCTCCTATATACCGCAGTTAGCCAGGATGAATCCGGAATATTGGGGCGTATCCGTGTGCACCATCGACGGCCAGCGATTTAGCATTGGCGATACCTCAATACCGTTCACCCTTCAAAGCTGCAGCAAACCTTTGACCTATGCGATAGCCTTGGACAGGCTGGGTCAGGAAGTGGTGCATCAATACGTTGGTCAAGAGCCGTCCGGTAGAAATTTCAACGAGCTCGTACTCGATTATAGTA AAAAGCCACACAATCCGATGATCAACGCCGGCGCGATATTGGTTTGCTCGCTTCTGAAAACGTTAGTCAAACCGGAAATGGGTTTGGCAGAGAAATTCGATTTCGCGATGAATTATTTCAAACGACTGGCCGGTGGTGAAAATCTCGGGTTTAATAACGCCGTTTTCCTGTCGGAGCGAGAGGCAGCCGACCGAAATTATGCTTTAGGATTTTACATGAGGGAGCACAAGTGTTATCCAGACAAGACGAATCTACAGGAAGTTATGGATTTCTATTTTCag TGCTGTGCTATGGAAGCAAATTGTGAGACGATGGCAGTAATGGCAGCAACCCTAGCGAATGGTGGCATTTGTCCGATTACCGAGGAAAAGGTCTTAAAACCAGACAGCGTCCGTGATGTTCTGAGTCTTATGCACAGCTGCGGCATGTACGACTATAGTGGACAATTCGCATTTAAA GTTGGCATACCGGCGAAATCTGGTGTATCAGGAAGCCTTCTCGTGGTAATACCAAATGTCATGGGAATTTGCACGTGGTCTCCACCCTTGGATCCGCTTGGCAACTCCTGTCGAGGTGTGCAGTTCTGTGAAGAGCTAGTGAacgaatttaattttcacag GTACGATAATTTAAAGCACGCGACAAACAAGAGAGATCCTAGACGACACAAATACGAAACGAAAGGTCTCTCGATCGTTAATCTTCTGTTCAGCGCTGCCAGTGGTGACGTCACAGCGATGAGAAG ACATCGATTGAGTGGGATGGACATGACATTGTCGGATTACGACGGCAGAACGGCGTTGCACTTGGCCGCCAGCGAAGGTCATCTGGATTGCGTCGAGTTTCTGATCGAACATTGCGGAGTCCCACATGATCCCAAGGATAG ATGGGGCAAACGACCGGTCGACGAAGCCGAGACTTTCGGGCACATGCAGGTAGTGGAGTACTTGAACAACTACGCTCTCGTCCATAAGACCGAGCTAGAGAACAAGCAGAACGAGTCTATCGATGATGACAATGACTCGTGTCGAAAACCGCCGGAAACGGCGGTGCAGTCGTGA
- the LOC105834133 gene encoding glutaminase kidney isoform, mitochondrial isoform X5 → MPYIESIGGDSKEDSKNLQLATLTEDYAIKSKIACSIWVEKKNDRSTRMLARFLSTRDQDQATNAEDVLFDMFKNEETGLISVGQFLAALRITGLRKTDPRLQEFIDNLKKEHAKNNDRAKAISHETQKLDREQFRKIINANIVLISRAFRHQFIIPDWSGFTKHIEDFYWKCKTNTEGKVASYIPQLARMNPEYWGVSVCTIDGQRFSIGDTSIPFTLQSCSKPLTYAIALDRLGQEVVHQYVGQEPSGRNFNELVLDYSKKPHNPMINAGAILVCSLLKTLVKPEMGLAEKFDFAMNYFKRLAGGENLGFNNAVFLSEREAADRNYALGFYMREHKCYPDKTNLQEVMDFYFQCCAMEANCETMAVMAATLANGGICPITEEKVLKPDSVRDVLSLMHSCGMYDYSGQFAFKVGIPAKSGVSGSLLVVIPNVMGICTWSPPLDPLGNSCRGVQFCEELVNEFNFHRYDNLKHATNKRDPRRHKYETKGLSIVNLLFSAASGDVTAMRRHRLSGMDMTLSDYDGRTALHLAASEGHLDCVEFLIEHCGVPHDPKDRWGKRPVDEAETFGHMQVVEYLNNYALVHKTELENKQNESIDDDNDSCRKPPETAVQS, encoded by the exons CACTCGAGATCAAGATCAAGCAACAAACGCCGAAGATGTATTATTTGACATGTTTAAGAATGAGGAGACTGGTCTTATATCAGTGGGGCAATTTTTAGCT GCTCTAAGGATAACCGGCTTGCGGAAGACTGATCCTCGACTTCAAGAATTTATAGACAATCTTAAGAAAGAGCACGCCAAAAATAATGATCGTGCCAAGGCTATATCACACGAAACACAGAAACTAGATAGAGAACAATTTAGAAA aATCATAAATGCCAATATTGTTCTGATCTCGCGAGCATTCAGGCATCAGTTCATAATTCCTGACTGGTCAGGCTTTACAAAGCATATCGAGgatttttattggaaatgCAAGACGAACACCGAGGGCAAGGTCGCCTCCTATATACCGCAGTTAGCCAGGATGAATCCGGAATATTGGGGCGTATCCGTGTGCACCATCGACGGCCAGCGATTTAGCATTGGCGATACCTCAATACCGTTCACCCTTCAAAGCTGCAGCAAACCTTTGACCTATGCGATAGCCTTGGACAGGCTGGGTCAGGAAGTGGTGCATCAATACGTTGGTCAAGAGCCGTCCGGTAGAAATTTCAACGAGCTCGTACTCGATTATAGTA AAAAGCCACACAATCCGATGATCAACGCCGGCGCGATATTGGTTTGCTCGCTTCTGAAAACGTTAGTCAAACCGGAAATGGGTTTGGCAGAGAAATTCGATTTCGCGATGAATTATTTCAAACGACTGGCCGGTGGTGAAAATCTCGGGTTTAATAACGCCGTTTTCCTGTCGGAGCGAGAGGCAGCCGACCGAAATTATGCTTTAGGATTTTACATGAGGGAGCACAAGTGTTATCCAGACAAGACGAATCTACAGGAAGTTATGGATTTCTATTTTCag TGCTGTGCTATGGAAGCAAATTGTGAGACGATGGCAGTAATGGCAGCAACCCTAGCGAATGGTGGCATTTGTCCGATTACCGAGGAAAAGGTCTTAAAACCAGACAGCGTCCGTGATGTTCTGAGTCTTATGCACAGCTGCGGCATGTACGACTATAGTGGACAATTCGCATTTAAA GTTGGCATACCGGCGAAATCTGGTGTATCAGGAAGCCTTCTCGTGGTAATACCAAATGTCATGGGAATTTGCACGTGGTCTCCACCCTTGGATCCGCTTGGCAACTCCTGTCGAGGTGTGCAGTTCTGTGAAGAGCTAGTGAacgaatttaattttcacag GTACGATAATTTAAAGCACGCGACAAACAAGAGAGATCCTAGACGACACAAATACGAAACGAAAGGTCTCTCGATCGTTAATCTTCTGTTCAGCGCTGCCAGTGGTGACGTCACAGCGATGAGAAG ACATCGATTGAGTGGGATGGACATGACATTGTCGGATTACGACGGCAGAACGGCGTTGCACTTGGCCGCCAGCGAAGGTCATCTGGATTGCGTCGAGTTTCTGATCGAACATTGCGGAGTCCCACATGATCCCAAGGATAG ATGGGGCAAACGACCGGTCGACGAAGCCGAGACTTTCGGGCACATGCAGGTAGTGGAGTACTTGAACAACTACGCTCTCGTCCATAAGACCGAGCTAGAGAACAAGCAGAACGAGTCTATCGATGATGACAATGACTCGTGTCGAAAACCGCCGGAAACGGCGGTGCAGTCGTGA
- the LOC105834133 gene encoding glutaminase liver isoform, mitochondrial isoform X3 yields the protein MQGARMLKLVRIGVNGLRRLHSTGRVHPLKKRANVPSPTKLGITKNLNAAFGTAANLKCSQTRTRDQDQATNAEDVLFDMFKNEETGLISVGQFLAALRITGLRKTDPRLQEFIDNLKKEHAKNNDRAKAISHETQKLDREQFRKIINANIVLISRAFRHQFIIPDWSGFTKHIEDFYWKCKTNTEGKVASYIPQLARMNPEYWGVSVCTIDGQRFSIGDTSIPFTLQSCSKPLTYAIALDRLGQEVVHQYVGQEPSGRNFNELVLDYSKKPHNPMINAGAILVCSLLKTLVKPEMGLAEKFDFAMNYFKRLAGGENLGFNNAVFLSEREAADRNYALGFYMREHKCYPDKTNLQEVMDFYFQCCAMEANCETMAVMAATLANGGICPITEEKVLKPDSVRDVLSLMHSCGMYDYSGQFAFKVGIPAKSGVSGSLLVVIPNVMGICTWSPPLDPLGNSCRGVQFCEELVNEFNFHRYDNLKHATNKRDPRRHKYETKGLSIVNLLFSAASGDVTAMRRHRLSGMDMTLSDYDGRTALHLAASEGHLDCVEFLIEHCGVPHDPKDRWGKRPVDEAETFGHMQVVEYLNNYALVHKTELENKQNESIDDDNDSCRKPPETAVQS from the exons CACTCGAGATCAAGATCAAGCAACAAACGCCGAAGATGTATTATTTGACATGTTTAAGAATGAGGAGACTGGTCTTATATCAGTGGGGCAATTTTTAGCT GCTCTAAGGATAACCGGCTTGCGGAAGACTGATCCTCGACTTCAAGAATTTATAGACAATCTTAAGAAAGAGCACGCCAAAAATAATGATCGTGCCAAGGCTATATCACACGAAACACAGAAACTAGATAGAGAACAATTTAGAAA aATCATAAATGCCAATATTGTTCTGATCTCGCGAGCATTCAGGCATCAGTTCATAATTCCTGACTGGTCAGGCTTTACAAAGCATATCGAGgatttttattggaaatgCAAGACGAACACCGAGGGCAAGGTCGCCTCCTATATACCGCAGTTAGCCAGGATGAATCCGGAATATTGGGGCGTATCCGTGTGCACCATCGACGGCCAGCGATTTAGCATTGGCGATACCTCAATACCGTTCACCCTTCAAAGCTGCAGCAAACCTTTGACCTATGCGATAGCCTTGGACAGGCTGGGTCAGGAAGTGGTGCATCAATACGTTGGTCAAGAGCCGTCCGGTAGAAATTTCAACGAGCTCGTACTCGATTATAGTA AAAAGCCACACAATCCGATGATCAACGCCGGCGCGATATTGGTTTGCTCGCTTCTGAAAACGTTAGTCAAACCGGAAATGGGTTTGGCAGAGAAATTCGATTTCGCGATGAATTATTTCAAACGACTGGCCGGTGGTGAAAATCTCGGGTTTAATAACGCCGTTTTCCTGTCGGAGCGAGAGGCAGCCGACCGAAATTATGCTTTAGGATTTTACATGAGGGAGCACAAGTGTTATCCAGACAAGACGAATCTACAGGAAGTTATGGATTTCTATTTTCag TGCTGTGCTATGGAAGCAAATTGTGAGACGATGGCAGTAATGGCAGCAACCCTAGCGAATGGTGGCATTTGTCCGATTACCGAGGAAAAGGTCTTAAAACCAGACAGCGTCCGTGATGTTCTGAGTCTTATGCACAGCTGCGGCATGTACGACTATAGTGGACAATTCGCATTTAAA GTTGGCATACCGGCGAAATCTGGTGTATCAGGAAGCCTTCTCGTGGTAATACCAAATGTCATGGGAATTTGCACGTGGTCTCCACCCTTGGATCCGCTTGGCAACTCCTGTCGAGGTGTGCAGTTCTGTGAAGAGCTAGTGAacgaatttaattttcacag GTACGATAATTTAAAGCACGCGACAAACAAGAGAGATCCTAGACGACACAAATACGAAACGAAAGGTCTCTCGATCGTTAATCTTCTGTTCAGCGCTGCCAGTGGTGACGTCACAGCGATGAGAAG ACATCGATTGAGTGGGATGGACATGACATTGTCGGATTACGACGGCAGAACGGCGTTGCACTTGGCCGCCAGCGAAGGTCATCTGGATTGCGTCGAGTTTCTGATCGAACATTGCGGAGTCCCACATGATCCCAAGGATAG ATGGGGCAAACGACCGGTCGACGAAGCCGAGACTTTCGGGCACATGCAGGTAGTGGAGTACTTGAACAACTACGCTCTCGTCCATAAGACCGAGCTAGAGAACAAGCAGAACGAGTCTATCGATGATGACAATGACTCGTGTCGAAAACCGCCGGAAACGGCGGTGCAGTCGTGA